A DNA window from Ranitomeya imitator isolate aRanImi1 chromosome 2, aRanImi1.pri, whole genome shotgun sequence contains the following coding sequences:
- the LOC138666451 gene encoding oocyte zinc finger protein XlCOF22-like, with product MAAPTDDKDHCTRRSKQQLAASILKSDDLEIPQDTSEVNSITPDLSSSLHSKDLTSDSLKQVPSFDSSPTTKENQSCKISIKKQNAPKARNPFSRLEHGNRFPLEKIFVKHKQSHTVENRFSCSKCVKCFNHKSDLFRHHRNYTGEKPFSCSECGKCFKHKGNLVIHQRIHTGEKPFSCSECEKCFSHKSHLIRHQRSHTGEKPFSCSECGKWEKPFSCSECGKCFNQKSALGEHQRTHTGEKPFSCSECGKCFNLKAHLNNHKKTHTGEKPFSCSECGKCFNLKAHLDSHKKTHTREKPNQGFKLQEANLHIPECGKCFLNKSQLLSHHRTHTGKKLYSCSECGKWEKPFLCLECGKCFNQKSHLKSHQRIHTSSHIGEKPFSCSEC from the exons atggccgcccccaccgatgacaagg atcactgtaccaggagatcaaagCAACAGCTTGCAGCCTCAATTTTAAAATCAGATGATCTGGAAATCCCACAGGATACAAGTGAAGTGAATTCCATTACTCCAGATTtatcatcatcccttcacagcaaagatttgACATCTGATTCTTTGAAACAGGTCCCGTCTTTTGATTCATCaccaactactaaggaaaatcaaagttgcaaaataagcattaaaaagcaAAATGCTCCTAAGGCGAGGAACCCATTTTCACGTTTAGAACATGGAAATCGTTTTCCCCTTGAAAAGATTTTTGTTAAACATAAACAAAGTCACACAGTGGAGaacagattttcttgttccaagtgtgttaaatgttttaaccataaatcagatCTTTTTAGACACCATAGAAattacacaggggagaagcctttttcctgttcagaatgtgggaaatgttttaaacacaaagggaatcttgttatacaccagagaattcacacaggggagaagcctttttcttgctcagaatgtgagaaatgtttttccCATAAATCACATTTGATTAggcaccagagaagtcacacaggggagaagcctttttcctgttcagaatgtgggaaat gggagaagcctttttcctgttcagaatgtgggaaatgttttaaccagaaatcagcttTGGgtgagcaccagagaacccacacaggggaaaagcctttttcatgttcagaatgtgggaaatgttttaacctgaaagCGCATCTTAATAACCACaaaaaaacccacacaggggaaaagcctttttcttgttcagaatgtgggaaatgttttaacctgaagGCACATCTTGATAGTCACAAAAAAACGCACACAAGGGAAAagcctaaccagggattcaagcttcaggaggctaatttgcatattccag aatgtgggaaatgttttttgaaTAAATCACAGCTTCTTAGTcatcatagaactcacacagggaagaagctttattcatgttcagaatgcgggaaat gggagaagccttttttatgtttagaatgtgggaaatgttttaaccagaaatcgcatCTTAAAAGTCACCAGAGAATACACACT AGCAGTCAtataggggaaaagcctttttcatgttcagaatgttga